The following are encoded in a window of Cygnus atratus isolate AKBS03 ecotype Queensland, Australia chromosome 20, CAtr_DNAZoo_HiC_assembly, whole genome shotgun sequence genomic DNA:
- the PRR11 gene encoding proline-rich protein 11 isoform X3 — MVKPLTTTVSFLYCWCQNTVAQSFKVVKETIFPSQIYLRELNTFREQLENLETEFSRLQGMLQTNGVVTSSSENSICQKCSKTMLGAPVQTQTGPLSSMCTPPAVQLQPVSAPPPPPPPPPPPLPPPKLPPAPLLLKRGNGSKALLEPPQKKDVPMQITLKDLLNVKLKKTESNLRTDKAGSPVKTRRALITVSDLQSISLRSKSKPSAHITNSLTSTPPKNQLDLRKHLKKVNIQRSPGGTPLNNKENIECGTGLTPIMTQALRRKFQMAHPKSPSPARLSAASSFDEQK; from the exons ATGGTAAAACCTCTTACAACAACGGTGTCGTTTCTGTATTGCTGGTGCCAGAACACTGTTGCACAG AGTTTTAAGGTGGttaaagaaacaatatttcCATCACAAATCTACTTAAGGGAGCTAAACACATtcagagagcagctggaaaaCTTGGAAACTGAATTTTCCAGACTACAGGGAATGCTCCAG ACGAATGGAGTTGTGACTTCGTCTTCAGAAAATTCTATTTGTCAAAAGTGCAGTAAAACAATGCTGGGTGCTCCTGTACAAACGCAGACGGGCCCGCTGTCATCCATGTGCACGCCTCCTGCAGTacagctgcagcctgtgtctgcacctcctccacctcctcctccaccaccaccaccactgcctCCACCAAAACTGCCTCCAGCACCTCTCCTCCTCAAACGGGGCAACGGCTCTAAAGCACTTCTG GAGCCACCACAAAAAAAGGATGTGCCAATGCAGATCACTCTCAAAGATCTCCTGAATGTAAAACTTAAGAAGACGGAGAGCAACCTGAGAACGGACAAG GCAGGATCACCAGTGAAGACACGCAGGGCATTAATTACAGTCTCAGATTTACAAAGTATTAGTCTGAGATCTAAATCCAAGCCATCAGCTCACATTACAAACTCCTTAAC taGTACCCCACCTAAAAATCAGTTAGATCTTCGAAAACATCTTAAGAAGGTCAATATACAAAG AAGTCCGGGTGGCACTCCACtaaacaataaagaaaacattgagTGTGGGACCGGGTTGACACCAATAATGACACAGGCACTACGGCGCAAATTTCAG ATGG
- the SKA2 gene encoding spindle and kinetochore-associated protein 2, whose amino-acid sequence METALARLETMFQKAESDLDYIQHRLEFEIMKSLPDNPSAEENPVTLLEELSVVKSRYKTLCMQLEKVSLEQRESMNGIRAALENTMKMVQTLQQHTGLQRLPLSEEEQTAAQQLTCQTVKGMESLVEEPFCSGSVVPGSTEESQFKPLTEEMLMSVPRSIRSTVKLADLNNLYRELFNHFIVNKNSAALSVSQMNKMNMKATDSRIRILKELAIVELDRQGNVKLVA is encoded by the exons ATGGAGACGGCGCTCGCCAGGCTCGAGACCATG TTCCAGAAGGCAGAATCTGATCTGGATTATATTCAACACAGACTGGagtttgaaataatgaaaagtcTTCCTGATAATCCATCAGCAGAG GAAAACCCGGTTACTCTCTTAGAAGAACTCTCAGTGGTGAAATCTCGTTATAAAACATTATGTATGCAGCTGGAAAAAGTTTCCTTAGAGCAGAGGGAATCCATGAATGGCATCCGTGCTGCCCTAGAGAACACAATGAAGATGGTTCAGACACTACAGCAACACACTGGTCTTCAG cgCTTGCCTCTGTCAGAAGAAGAACagactgcagcacagcagttAACCTGTCAGACTGTTAAAGGAATGGAATCGCTAGTGGAAGAG ccaTTTTGTTCAGGATCTGTAGTTCCTGGCTCAACTGAAG AGTCACAATTCAAACCATTGACTGAGGAAATGCTTATGTCTGTACCAAGGAGTATCAGAAGCACTGTTAAACTAGCAGACTTGAACAATTTGTACAGGGAGCTATTTAACCACTTCATTGTAAATAAGAACAG TGCCGCACTGAGTGTTTCGCAGATGAACAAGATGAATATGAAAGCCACTGACTCAAGAATACGAATCTTAAAAGAACTTGCCATTGTGGAACTTGACAGACAAGGAAATGTTAAATTAGTTGCATAA
- the PRR11 gene encoding proline-rich protein 11 isoform X2, with the protein MAKYKRRRKARARAKCRLTGKGGAAKPPGSGCAAPQSAGDLPLDPSSVPSYPSSRWSIALPSVKNMVKPLTTTVSFLYCWCQNTVAQSFKVVKETIFPSQIYLRELNTFREQLENLETEFSRLQGMLQTNGVVTSSSENSICQKCSKTMLGAPVQTQTGPLSSMCTPPAVQLQPVSAPPPPPPPPPPPLPPPKLPPAPLLLKRGNGSKALLEPPQKKDVPMQITLKDLLNVKLKKTESNLRTDKAGSPVKTRRALITVSDLQSISLRSKSKPSAHITNSLTTPPKNQLDLRKHLKKVNIQRSPGGTPLNNKENIECGTGLTPIMTQALRRKFQMAHPKSPSPARLSAASSFDEQK; encoded by the exons ATGGCCAAGTACAAACGTCGACGGAAAGCCAGAGCCAGAGCGAAATGTCGCCTGACAGGGAAAGGAGGTGCTGCCAAACCCCCCGGCTCGGGCTGTGCCGCGCCGCA GTCAGCAGGTGATCTTCCACTGGACCCATCCTCTGTCCCAAGCTATCCATCCTCACGCTGGTCAATAGCCTTGCCCAGTGTAAAAAACATGGTAAAACCTCTTACAACAACGGTGTCGTTTCTGTATTGCTGGTGCCAGAACACTGTTGCACAG AGTTTTAAGGTGGttaaagaaacaatatttcCATCACAAATCTACTTAAGGGAGCTAAACACATtcagagagcagctggaaaaCTTGGAAACTGAATTTTCCAGACTACAGGGAATGCTCCAG ACGAATGGAGTTGTGACTTCGTCTTCAGAAAATTCTATTTGTCAAAAGTGCAGTAAAACAATGCTGGGTGCTCCTGTACAAACGCAGACGGGCCCGCTGTCATCCATGTGCACGCCTCCTGCAGTacagctgcagcctgtgtctgcacctcctccacctcctcctccaccaccaccaccactgcctCCACCAAAACTGCCTCCAGCACCTCTCCTCCTCAAACGGGGCAACGGCTCTAAAGCACTTCTG GAGCCACCACAAAAAAAGGATGTGCCAATGCAGATCACTCTCAAAGATCTCCTGAATGTAAAACTTAAGAAGACGGAGAGCAACCTGAGAACGGACAAG GCAGGATCACCAGTGAAGACACGCAGGGCATTAATTACAGTCTCAGATTTACAAAGTATTAGTCTGAGATCTAAATCCAAGCCATCAGCTCACATTACAAACTCCTTAAC TACCCCACCTAAAAATCAGTTAGATCTTCGAAAACATCTTAAGAAGGTCAATATACAAAG AAGTCCGGGTGGCACTCCACtaaacaataaagaaaacattgagTGTGGGACCGGGTTGACACCAATAATGACACAGGCACTACGGCGCAAATTTCAG ATGG
- the PRR11 gene encoding proline-rich protein 11 isoform X1 gives MAKYKRRRKARARAKCRLTGKGGAAKPPGSGCAAPQSAGDLPLDPSSVPSYPSSRWSIALPSVKNMVKPLTTTVSFLYCWCQNTVAQSFKVVKETIFPSQIYLRELNTFREQLENLETEFSRLQGMLQTNGVVTSSSENSICQKCSKTMLGAPVQTQTGPLSSMCTPPAVQLQPVSAPPPPPPPPPPPLPPPKLPPAPLLLKRGNGSKALLEPPQKKDVPMQITLKDLLNVKLKKTESNLRTDKAGSPVKTRRALITVSDLQSISLRSKSKPSAHITNSLTSTPPKNQLDLRKHLKKVNIQRSPGGTPLNNKENIECGTGLTPIMTQALRRKFQMAHPKSPSPARLSAASSFDEQK, from the exons ATGGCCAAGTACAAACGTCGACGGAAAGCCAGAGCCAGAGCGAAATGTCGCCTGACAGGGAAAGGAGGTGCTGCCAAACCCCCCGGCTCGGGCTGTGCCGCGCCGCA GTCAGCAGGTGATCTTCCACTGGACCCATCCTCTGTCCCAAGCTATCCATCCTCACGCTGGTCAATAGCCTTGCCCAGTGTAAAAAACATGGTAAAACCTCTTACAACAACGGTGTCGTTTCTGTATTGCTGGTGCCAGAACACTGTTGCACAG AGTTTTAAGGTGGttaaagaaacaatatttcCATCACAAATCTACTTAAGGGAGCTAAACACATtcagagagcagctggaaaaCTTGGAAACTGAATTTTCCAGACTACAGGGAATGCTCCAG ACGAATGGAGTTGTGACTTCGTCTTCAGAAAATTCTATTTGTCAAAAGTGCAGTAAAACAATGCTGGGTGCTCCTGTACAAACGCAGACGGGCCCGCTGTCATCCATGTGCACGCCTCCTGCAGTacagctgcagcctgtgtctgcacctcctccacctcctcctccaccaccaccaccactgcctCCACCAAAACTGCCTCCAGCACCTCTCCTCCTCAAACGGGGCAACGGCTCTAAAGCACTTCTG GAGCCACCACAAAAAAAGGATGTGCCAATGCAGATCACTCTCAAAGATCTCCTGAATGTAAAACTTAAGAAGACGGAGAGCAACCTGAGAACGGACAAG GCAGGATCACCAGTGAAGACACGCAGGGCATTAATTACAGTCTCAGATTTACAAAGTATTAGTCTGAGATCTAAATCCAAGCCATCAGCTCACATTACAAACTCCTTAAC taGTACCCCACCTAAAAATCAGTTAGATCTTCGAAAACATCTTAAGAAGGTCAATATACAAAG AAGTCCGGGTGGCACTCCACtaaacaataaagaaaacattgagTGTGGGACCGGGTTGACACCAATAATGACACAGGCACTACGGCGCAAATTTCAG ATGG